The following proteins are co-located in the Pseudomonadota bacterium genome:
- a CDS encoding glycosyltransferase, whose protein sequence is MKPAVSIIIPTYNRSAFLQEAIDSVLAQSYSPYEIIVVDDGSADDTPEVVKAYESKVRYIRRENSGPAAARNTGIKAARSDYIAFLDDDDRFDKRKLEIQVKAMVDNPGFLVSHTQEIWFRRGKHLNQKIKHRK, encoded by the coding sequence ATAAAACCTGCCGTCAGTATCATCATTCCCACGTATAACCGAAGCGCTTTTTTACAGGAAGCCATAGACTCGGTCCTGGCGCAAAGCTATTCGCCATATGAGATAATCGTGGTGGATGACGGTTCGGCTGATGATACCCCGGAAGTTGTCAAGGCTTACGAGAGCAAGGTCAGATACATCCGCCGGGAAAATTCCGGCCCCGCCGCAGCCAGAAACACCGGGATCAAAGCCGCCCGCTCAGATTACATTGCCTTTCTCGATGACGATGATCGGTTTGATAAGCGGAAGCTTGAAATCCAGGTCAAGGCCATGGTGGACAACCCCGGATTCCTGGTTTCCCACACTCAGGAAATCTGGTTCCGGCGCGGCAAGCACCTGAACCAGAAGATCAAACACCGCAAGG
- the prfB gene encoding peptide chain release factor 2 (programmed frameshift) — MSAELKQKLQDLQERLLALRDHLELDHKKELIQELEHKTHSPNFWENVEEAQKIQKEIGRLQAPVDDWETSFKNWEEADLLLQMSIEEKDVDSEKEASQIIADLNAKVASFELERMFSGEHDANNAMLTIHAGAGGTEAQDWVSILLRMYLRWTEQKDFKSEILDYLPGDEAGVKSVTIMITGRNAYGLLRSEMGIHRLVRISPFDASGRRHTSFASVFIFPELDDTINIDINDKDLRIDTYRASGAGGQHVNKTSSAIRITHLPTGIVVQCQNERSQHRNKDTAMKMLKTRLYDHEEKLQKKDQQKLHGDKKEIAWGSQIRSYILQPYRLIKDHRTDHEIGNVDAVLDGNIDPFIKSYLLWQP; from the exons ATGTCTGCCGAACTCAAACAAAAGCTTCAAGACCTTCAAGAACGCCTCCTTGCCCTCCGAGACCATCTT GAATTAGATCATAAAAAAGAGCTCATCCAGGAACTCGAACACAAGACACATTCACCCAATTTCTGGGAAAATGTCGAGGAAGCTCAGAAAATACAGAAAGAAATCGGCCGTCTGCAGGCACCAGTTGATGACTGGGAAACCTCTTTTAAGAATTGGGAGGAGGCTGATCTGCTTTTACAGATGTCCATAGAAGAAAAGGACGTTGACTCTGAAAAGGAAGCATCCCAGATCATTGCCGATCTGAATGCAAAGGTTGCCTCCTTCGAGCTTGAACGCATGTTCTCAGGCGAACATGACGCCAATAACGCCATGCTGACCATCCACGCCGGCGCCGGTGGCACGGAAGCTCAGGACTGGGTCAGCATACTTTTGCGCATGTACCTCCGATGGACAGAACAAAAGGATTTCAAGAGCGAGATACTGGACTATCTTCCAGGAGACGAAGCCGGGGTAAAAAGTGTGACGATCATGATCACCGGCAGAAACGCTTACGGACTTTTGCGATCGGAAATGGGCATTCATCGACTGGTTCGCATATCGCCCTTTGATGCCAGCGGCAGAAGGCATACCTCCTTTGCATCTGTTTTCATCTTCCCGGAACTTGACGACACAATCAACATCGACATCAACGATAAAGACCTTCGCATCGATACCTACAGGGCAAGCGGCGCAGGCGGTCAGCATGTAAACAAAACCAGCTCGGCGATCAGGATTACCCATCTGCCCACAGGAATTGTCGTACAATGTCAGAATGAAAGGTCCCAGCACCGGAATAAAGATACGGCAATGAAGATGTTAAAAACCCGTCTTTACGACCACGAAGAAAAATTACAGAAAAAAGATCAGCAGAAACTCCATGGCGACAAAAAGGAAATTGCCTGGGGCAGTCAGATCCGTTCCTATATCCTGCAACCATACAGGCTGATCAAAGATCACCGGACTGACCATGAAATCGGCAATGTCGACGCCGTCCTCGACGGCAACATTGACCCATTCATCAAGTCATATCTTCTCTGGCAACCATGA
- a CDS encoding acetyl-CoA carboxylase carboxyl transferase subunit alpha/beta → MEDLRKRLLKAEERINYLSQIKEGSEWGNLAGLVSKINQLRDSFYDHTVEGLAEQVRALEDSLSFLEDRCEENLTSMERVRIVRNPQRFSLKDILENVYDDFTELGGEEDINIDPAMVAARANILRRFKNRVVTRQVMVIGHEKGHGEEYRNGGSAKPWGNEKALRYMRVAETEGIPIHFYVFTPGAFPVEDYPGAAQQIARNLYVMAKLRVPMISVTSEGGSGGAEAIGMADQRMMFSHGYYSVISPEGGAAIDGKFREGEKVPKEMIEATAERLRITAEDNLRLGTIDRIIQEPPLGAKRDDFVFFKRLRFEIIRATDEVVLKTKSLRAFRAYEVKMKKVEDPTVEKPHLNISWELQSDEVRRLLAQRSRKYRNMATHAFDGKKGASSAFFRTVTKLAARVYYSFRYDVLKSQQKQVRKVFEDVHGEGSVLIKQVSAPFSAAYNFISRKPENKIVKAVAGRPAGAEEDLKFGEQYTSHLANEDRTVSCPNAEKHGCKDLWVPDLYGEFCGVCENCGHHFPLEYEWYLKNLFDQDSFREFNADICAKDPLGFFGYESKLKTACSKTGRNSAIITFDAQVMGVDLVVALLYSNFRNGTVGAAEGEKFVLACESAKIRRRPLLAYVHTTGGIRIHEGTLGVVQMPKCTMAVREYIDNGGLYIVVYDINSYAGPVASFLGCSPYQFAIRSSRIGFAGEGVIRETTGEDIPPDYHKSRNALRRGHIQGIWDRREFRRNLHKSLLTMGGRNLYYR, encoded by the coding sequence ATGGAAGATTTAAGAAAGCGGCTCCTCAAAGCTGAAGAGCGGATAAACTACCTTTCCCAGATTAAGGAAGGCAGTGAATGGGGCAACCTTGCTGGCCTTGTAAGTAAAATCAATCAGCTGCGGGATTCTTTCTATGATCATACAGTTGAAGGTCTTGCGGAACAGGTGCGGGCTCTTGAAGATTCCCTGTCTTTTCTGGAAGATCGCTGCGAAGAAAACCTGACCTCCATGGAAAGGGTGCGGATTGTCCGTAATCCCCAGCGCTTTTCTCTCAAGGATATTCTTGAAAACGTCTATGACGATTTCACCGAGCTTGGCGGCGAGGAGGATATCAATATCGATCCGGCCATGGTTGCTGCCCGGGCGAATATATTGCGCCGCTTTAAAAACCGGGTTGTTACCCGGCAGGTCATGGTCATCGGCCATGAAAAGGGTCATGGCGAGGAATACCGAAACGGCGGTTCCGCCAAACCGTGGGGCAATGAAAAGGCCCTGCGCTACATGCGGGTTGCCGAGACCGAAGGCATTCCCATCCATTTTTATGTATTTACCCCGGGAGCTTTTCCAGTGGAGGACTATCCCGGCGCGGCCCAGCAGATTGCCAGAAACCTCTATGTCATGGCAAAATTACGGGTACCGATGATCTCGGTTACCTCGGAGGGCGGTTCCGGCGGCGCCGAGGCCATTGGTATGGCCGACCAGCGCATGATGTTCTCCCATGGTTATTATTCGGTAATATCTCCTGAAGGCGGCGCGGCCATTGACGGAAAATTCCGCGAGGGAGAAAAAGTCCCCAAGGAAATGATCGAGGCAACCGCCGAGCGTTTGCGGATTACTGCCGAAGATAATCTGCGCCTTGGAACCATTGACCGGATAATTCAGGAGCCTCCCCTGGGAGCAAAGCGCGATGATTTTGTTTTTTTCAAGCGGTTGCGGTTTGAGATAATTCGCGCCACCGATGAAGTGGTGTTGAAGACCAAGAGTCTGCGGGCCTTCAGAGCCTATGAAGTGAAAATGAAAAAGGTCGAGGATCCCACCGTTGAAAAACCGCATCTCAATATTTCCTGGGAATTGCAGAGCGATGAAGTGAGAAGGCTTCTGGCCCAGCGCTCCAGGAAATACCGGAATATGGCGACCCACGCATTTGACGGTAAAAAGGGAGCCAGCTCAGCTTTTTTTCGGACAGTAACCAAACTTGCGGCCAGGGTCTATTACTCTTTTCGTTATGATGTTCTCAAAAGCCAGCAGAAGCAGGTGCGCAAAGTGTTTGAGGATGTGCACGGCGAAGGCTCTGTTTTAATCAAACAGGTTTCTGCGCCGTTCAGTGCGGCATATAATTTCATATCCAGAAAACCGGAGAATAAGATCGTCAAGGCGGTTGCCGGCCGACCTGCCGGAGCCGAGGAAGATTTGAAATTCGGCGAGCAGTATACAAGCCATCTGGCCAATGAGGACAGAACCGTGTCCTGCCCCAATGCTGAAAAGCACGGGTGCAAGGATCTCTGGGTGCCGGACCTTTATGGTGAATTCTGCGGCGTCTGTGAAAACTGCGGGCACCATTTTCCTCTTGAGTACGAATGGTATCTGAAAAATCTATTTGATCAGGATTCCTTTCGTGAGTTCAATGCCGATATCTGCGCCAAGGACCCCCTTGGTTTTTTCGGATATGAAAGCAAGCTGAAAACCGCGTGCAGCAAGACGGGCCGCAATAGCGCAATCATAACCTTTGATGCGCAGGTCATGGGGGTCGATCTGGTGGTTGCTCTGCTGTACAGCAATTTCAGAAACGGCACGGTGGGCGCTGCCGAAGGCGAGAAATTCGTGCTGGCCTGCGAGTCAGCCAAGATCCGCAGACGGCCGCTTCTGGCCTATGTCCACACAACCGGCGGCATCAGAATCCACGAAGGGACCCTGGGTGTCGTACAGATGCCGAAATGTACCATGGCGGTGCGGGAATATATAGATAACGGTGGATTGTATATCGTTGTGTATGATATCAATTCCTATGCCGGGCCGGTGGCCAGTTTCCTGGGTTGTTCGCCCTATCAGTTCGCCATACGGTCAAGCCGCATCGGTTTTGCCGGAGAAGGGGTGATCAGGGAGACCACCGGTGAAGACATTCCACCGGATTATCATAAGTCCAGGAATGCTCTGAGAAGAGGACATATACAAGGTATCTGGGACCGCCGGGAGTTCAGGCGCAATCTGCACAAGTCTCTGCTCACCATGGGTGGTCGGAATCTTTATTACAGGTAA
- the lnt gene encoding apolipoprotein N-acyltransferase, whose translation MKSTITIKSSLPAVLSGLLLYASSPGFVGFAPLAWGALVPLLLIIKNAEPKRASLYGLICGMVFYTLLLYWIVIVLGKYGYLPLWISIPALLLLAFYLSLYIAAFAGICSWAMKRTQVLIIAPPLWVALDYLRGLLFTGFPWQDLGYSQFKFPVIIQLADLFGHHALTFLILVANCIIFSACSLFIERRNEPAATNHRRAILIGLIILTAFMGYNLVRFNQFADKLESAESISVAVVQGNVPQDKKWVPEFQRKTLNDYISLSESALKQETVDLLIWPETALPFYPLESHYYPELLKRLLNRQKVNLLTGAPHRQTAPSLTKRDFYNSAFMINSSGITGRYDKQHLVPFGEYVPIRKFLPFLAPLVQTIGDFSAGQTPSLLAGNNALVGTLICYESIFPDLARKQAADGANILVNITNDAWFGRSSAPEQHFSMAVFRAVENRRSLARAANTGISGFIDPLGRITQKSPLFEALYLVDRLPLMDDSTFFTRIGHYFAPLCLMALLVLIIILARKKIVSHN comes from the coding sequence TTGAAATCCACCATAACCATTAAATCAAGCCTGCCGGCCGTCCTTTCGGGTTTGCTGTTATATGCTTCGTCTCCGGGCTTCGTGGGCTTTGCGCCGCTTGCCTGGGGGGCACTTGTTCCTCTGCTGCTGATCATCAAGAATGCCGAACCCAAACGGGCATCCCTTTACGGCCTGATCTGCGGCATGGTCTTTTATACGCTGCTCCTCTATTGGATTGTCATCGTCCTGGGCAAATACGGCTATCTTCCCTTGTGGATCTCGATCCCGGCCCTCCTGCTGCTTGCTTTTTATCTGAGCCTTTATATTGCGGCCTTTGCGGGGATCTGCAGCTGGGCGATGAAAAGGACGCAGGTACTGATTATCGCGCCACCTCTCTGGGTCGCCCTTGATTACCTGCGGGGCCTGCTGTTTACCGGTTTCCCGTGGCAGGATCTGGGATATTCCCAATTCAAGTTCCCGGTTATCATCCAGCTTGCCGATCTTTTCGGGCATCACGCCCTTACCTTTCTGATCCTTGTCGCCAATTGCATTATTTTTTCTGCCTGCTCGCTTTTCATCGAAAGGCGAAACGAACCTGCGGCCACGAATCATAGGCGGGCAATCCTCATCGGCCTGATCATCCTCACCGCTTTTATGGGATATAACCTTGTACGCTTCAATCAATTCGCAGACAAGCTCGAGTCGGCAGAATCAATCTCCGTCGCCGTTGTCCAGGGAAATGTGCCGCAGGATAAAAAATGGGTGCCGGAATTTCAGCGAAAAACATTAAATGACTATATCAGCCTTTCAGAATCAGCCCTGAAACAGGAAACTGTTGATCTTCTTATCTGGCCGGAGACTGCGCTTCCCTTCTACCCTCTGGAAAGCCATTATTACCCTGAACTCCTCAAGCGGCTGCTTAACAGGCAAAAAGTCAATCTGCTCACCGGCGCCCCTCACCGGCAGACCGCGCCTTCTCTGACCAAACGTGATTTTTACAACAGCGCCTTCATGATCAATTCGTCGGGGATCACGGGCAGATACGACAAGCAACACCTTGTGCCCTTTGGAGAATATGTGCCGATCCGAAAATTCCTGCCCTTTCTGGCGCCGCTGGTCCAGACAATCGGCGATTTCTCCGCCGGCCAAACACCATCACTGCTTGCCGGCAATAATGCCCTGGTAGGAACCTTGATCTGCTACGAAAGCATCTTCCCGGATCTTGCCAGGAAACAGGCCGCAGACGGCGCAAATATCCTGGTCAACATCACAAATGACGCATGGTTCGGGAGATCAAGCGCTCCGGAACAACATTTCTCCATGGCTGTATTCAGGGCCGTTGAAAACAGACGAAGCCTCGCTCGTGCCGCAAACACCGGGATCAGCGGATTCATAGATCCCCTTGGCAGGATCACTCAAAAGTCTCCCCTGTTCGAGGCGCTGTATCTGGTCGACCGCCTTCCTTTAATGGATGACTCAACATTCTTTACCAGGATCGGTCATTATTTTGCGCCTCTATGCCTGATGGCACTCCTTGTTCTGATAATTATCCTTGCGCGAAAAAAAATTGTTTCCCATAATTAA
- a CDS encoding biotin--[acetyl-CoA-carboxylase] ligase: MGVDVSLSPALVRQIIVDEEIPLRVKGSPRQTVEVVFRYGGHVGSIIEMHESLARGMDHARGLIRIHENEETSFPSGMAILADELTGGKGRFRRSWHAPAGGVWLTLVLVNTLLPETSRLYPLAAGVACCETLRRYDLDATIKWVNDVHVQGRKIAGILAETAIGHLHREEYVLIGIGINVNNTVFPDELAPHAVSLKTILGREADLNLFAARLLAALSWNIGLLHFEEQRLLQESDDRDLQNPADHLLFRSWRKLSDSIGRRVRFGFNVFEKPQFEARVVDLDNSGGLVLKLDDGTTHVEHSGEIVYLD, from the coding sequence ATGGGAGTAGACGTTTCTCTTTCTCCAGCACTTGTTCGGCAGATCATAGTTGATGAAGAGATACCCCTGCGGGTGAAGGGTTCGCCGCGGCAAACGGTTGAGGTTGTTTTCCGTTACGGCGGTCATGTTGGCTCGATCATCGAAATGCATGAAAGTCTTGCCCGGGGCATGGATCATGCCAGGGGGTTGATCAGAATTCATGAGAATGAAGAGACATCCTTCCCCAGCGGCATGGCAATCCTTGCCGACGAGCTTACCGGCGGCAAGGGGCGGTTCCGAAGAAGCTGGCATGCCCCTGCCGGAGGTGTCTGGCTCACCCTGGTTCTGGTCAATACCCTCCTCCCCGAAACCTCCCGATTATATCCCCTTGCTGCAGGGGTTGCCTGTTGTGAAACCCTGCGTCGCTATGACCTCGATGCGACGATTAAATGGGTCAATGATGTCCATGTGCAGGGGAGGAAAATTGCCGGAATCCTTGCGGAAACCGCCATCGGTCATCTGCACAGGGAAGAATATGTGCTCATCGGCATCGGCATTAATGTAAACAATACGGTTTTTCCCGACGAACTTGCCCCCCATGCTGTTTCATTGAAGACCATTCTGGGAAGGGAGGCAGACCTCAATTTGTTTGCCGCACGCCTCCTTGCTGCCCTTTCATGGAATATCGGTTTGTTGCATTTTGAAGAACAACGCCTGCTGCAGGAATCCGATGACCGCGACCTGCAGAATCCAGCGGATCATCTGCTTTTCAGAAGTTGGCGCAAATTGAGTGATTCAATCGGCCGGCGGGTTCGTTTCGGATTCAATGTCTTTGAAAAACCCCAGTTTGAAGCAAGGGTTGTTGATCTTGATAATTCAGGCGGGCTGGTCCTGAAACTTGATGACGGCACGACTCATGTCGAACATTCCGGCGAGATTGTCTATCTGGATTAA
- a CDS encoding acetyl-CoA carboxylase biotin carboxylase subunit, protein MKDKVLIANRGEIALRIMEACKDLGLDYVLVYTDADMDSKHVRLNLDSKKNRDKVWRISSYTDPNDILSVADHTKCTAIHPGYGFFSEDYRFARRVTVRDRPLTFIGPKWEVVRDLGDKINTKRVANRLGIPTIPGTDGPIYNEIEAEEIADQLLDDQIARKIENPSILVKAAAGGGGMGIEEVKRIEQFRRVYRQVQNYAKRQFGDPGVLIEQCLRDYNHLEVQLTCSRHGERVHFGTRNCTIQSTGRQKRLEAAPGFDDGCFVYDFNASEVLDKIVEYSLRLASHVRYDNVGTWEWIVARDGQPYLLEVNTRIQVENDVSGRFSYIHGKQPNLIREQIRLALGDRLGYTQNDIEFKGATIEFRIVAEDTQRGFAPWIGTISKFLYPKHSWSAVYTHVPSDRPYVIPSDYDPNLALALVWGDSIDEAKQRGRRFLDEIIIEGQNAAGNPIITNLSYLRANIDRLLTF, encoded by the coding sequence TTGAAAGATAAAGTCTTAATAGCCAACCGGGGAGAGATCGCCCTCAGAATCATGGAAGCATGTAAGGACCTGGGCCTTGATTATGTCCTGGTTTATACTGATGCGGACATGGATTCGAAACATGTTCGTCTCAACCTTGACAGTAAGAAGAACCGCGACAAGGTCTGGCGGATTTCAAGCTACACCGATCCCAATGATATCCTTTCAGTTGCAGATCACACCAAATGCACAGCCATTCATCCGGGTTACGGCTTTTTTTCAGAAGATTATCGTTTTGCAAGACGGGTGACTGTCCGTGACCGGCCCCTTACCTTTATCGGGCCGAAATGGGAAGTTGTCCGGGATCTTGGTGATAAGATAAATACCAAGCGGGTTGCGAATCGCCTGGGAATTCCGACAATCCCGGGAACTGACGGCCCTATTTATAATGAAATCGAGGCTGAGGAGATTGCCGATCAATTACTCGATGACCAGATCGCCAGGAAGATCGAAAACCCGTCCATACTGGTAAAGGCCGCTGCAGGTGGCGGTGGCATGGGCATTGAAGAGGTCAAGCGCATCGAGCAGTTCCGGCGGGTTTACCGCCAGGTGCAGAATTATGCCAAACGGCAATTCGGCGACCCCGGCGTGTTGATTGAGCAATGCCTGAGGGATTATAATCACCTTGAAGTGCAGTTGACCTGCAGCCGGCACGGCGAGCGGGTGCATTTCGGCACCAGAAACTGTACCATCCAGAGCACCGGCCGCCAGAAACGTCTTGAAGCGGCGCCCGGTTTTGACGACGGCTGTTTCGTCTATGATTTCAATGCATCCGAAGTTCTTGATAAAATTGTCGAGTATTCCCTGCGTCTTGCATCCCATGTCCGATACGATAATGTCGGCACCTGGGAGTGGATTGTCGCCCGCGACGGTCAGCCCTATCTCCTTGAGGTGAATACCAGGATACAGGTTGAAAATGATGTGTCCGGACGGTTCAGTTATATTCACGGCAAACAGCCGAATCTTATCCGGGAGCAGATCCGCCTGGCCCTTGGTGACAGACTGGGCTACACCCAGAATGATATAGAGTTCAAGGGGGCAACCATAGAATTTCGCATAGTTGCCGAAGATACGCAAAGAGGGTTTGCGCCCTGGATTGGCACCATCTCAAAATTCCTATATCCCAAGCACAGTTGGTCGGCGGTTTATACCCACGTCCCTTCGGACCGGCCCTATGTCATCCCCAGCGACTATGATCCCAATCTCGCGCTGGCCCTTGTCTGGGGAGATTCCATAGACGAGGCGAAGCAGAGAGGCCGTCGGTTTCTCGATGAGATTATAATAGAAGGACAGAACGCCGCCGGCAATCCGATAATTACAAACCTCTCCTATCTTCGTGCAAATATTGATAGGTTACTTACTTTTTGA
- a CDS encoding (Fe-S)-binding protein, protein MTEKSNNDCAKCGACTSVCPVYQITGNEAHTARGKLHLISKLPGHSDSEVYAEILSKCLLCGACAKVCTRKINPPLLLAKARNQIPKTSGEHPFLQYLLRKSLSSSNLLAVISAMGVSLDKLTRNLPAASGLRLRLPLAQWKAQPQKNNTQLPHETIAFDEQTSINYFSGCMATYLCPAISVATANLARSIRKKTLVRQEGQNCCGLAAFSAGKLSEAQNLAKKNILAFESNQKPILTSCGSCFKHLKDYPELLADDPDWQGRAKDFADRILEFSAFLLQDNKVGSGDKHEKKTFVSTKIFYHDPCHLRHNDKSTKAPRTLLNSIPGVIIVEMPDGPRCCGHGGLFHLARPRLSKNIRNVFMEDFESLTVDTLTSTCSACLIQLQTSLVETNKSTPVKHLAVLLEELISGS, encoded by the coding sequence ATGACTGAAAAAAGCAACAATGACTGCGCAAAATGCGGCGCCTGCACTTCTGTCTGTCCGGTATATCAAATTACCGGCAACGAGGCTCATACCGCCCGGGGCAAGCTGCACCTGATTTCGAAACTCCCAGGGCACAGCGATTCCGAAGTCTACGCCGAAATTCTGTCGAAATGCCTGCTCTGCGGCGCCTGCGCTAAAGTCTGCACCAGAAAAATCAATCCGCCCCTATTATTGGCCAAGGCCCGGAATCAAATCCCCAAAACATCCGGGGAACACCCTTTTCTCCAATATCTCCTGCGCAAATCTCTTTCATCATCAAACCTGCTGGCGGTCATTTCCGCCATGGGGGTCTCCCTTGATAAACTCACCAGGAACCTTCCTGCTGCTAGCGGTCTCCGCCTCCGACTTCCCCTTGCCCAGTGGAAAGCACAACCCCAAAAGAACAACACGCAACTCCCCCATGAGACAATTGCGTTTGACGAACAGACCTCAATCAATTATTTCAGCGGCTGTATGGCAACCTATCTTTGTCCGGCCATTTCCGTGGCAACCGCGAATCTCGCTCGCTCGATACGAAAAAAAACTCTGGTGAGGCAAGAAGGCCAGAACTGCTGCGGCCTTGCCGCCTTTTCAGCCGGCAAATTATCCGAAGCGCAAAATCTTGCAAAAAAAAATATCCTTGCATTTGAATCAAACCAGAAGCCGATTCTCACCTCATGCGGGTCCTGCTTCAAACATCTGAAAGATTATCCGGAGCTGCTGGCCGATGATCCGGATTGGCAAGGCCGTGCAAAAGATTTTGCAGACCGGATCTTGGAATTTTCTGCTTTTCTGCTTCAGGATAACAAGGTCGGAAGTGGGGATAAGCACGAGAAAAAAACATTCGTATCAACGAAAATCTTTTATCATGACCCGTGCCATCTTCGCCACAATGATAAATCAACAAAAGCACCCCGGACACTCCTGAATAGCATTCCCGGCGTAATCATCGTTGAAATGCCTGACGGGCCGCGTTGCTGCGGGCACGGCGGCCTTTTCCATCTCGCGCGGCCCAGATTATCCAAAAACATCAGGAATGTTTTTATGGAGGATTTCGAGTCCCTTACGGTTGACACGCTGACCTCGACCTGCAGCGCTTGCCTGATCCAACTCCAGACAAGCCTGGTGGAAACGAACAAATCAACGCCGGTAAAACACCTGGCCGTACTCCTTGAAGAACTTATCTCCGGCTCCTGA
- a CDS encoding hemolysin family protein encodes MDNPPAHESGESSLFKRLLQYIGINRSPDTAEDLEQEIHELLEEGEESGLISSREGQMISSILEFRDTLVHEIMTPRSEIISAEASEPISKIISIINESGFSRIPIYTDNKPDEIIGVLHAKDLLTGIFAEPQPSAGEMAKSASFVHEQQKIVDILRDFQNNKNHMAIVTDEFGGVRGLVTLEDVLEEIVGEINDEYDTLEQPWKIIKDNTILTDAKVNVEDIESFFKNKLPEGPYESIGGLVIHKLGRVPLKGTEIEIDGLHIQVIAATKRRILTLKIQKIS; translated from the coding sequence ATGGACAATCCCCCTGCTCACGAATCCGGTGAATCATCACTGTTTAAACGCCTGCTTCAGTATATCGGCATAAACCGTTCCCCTGATACTGCGGAAGACCTGGAACAGGAAATCCACGAACTTCTTGAAGAAGGCGAAGAATCCGGCCTCATCTCTTCCCGGGAAGGCCAGATGATAAGCAGCATTCTCGAATTCCGGGATACCCTTGTCCATGAAATAATGACGCCGCGCTCTGAAATTATTTCAGCAGAAGCTTCGGAACCCATCAGTAAAATTATTTCCATAATCAACGAGAGTGGGTTTTCGCGTATCCCAATATACACGGACAATAAACCTGATGAAATTATCGGGGTTCTCCATGCAAAAGATTTGCTTACCGGTATATTTGCCGAACCTCAACCCAGTGCAGGAGAAATGGCCAAGTCGGCGTCTTTTGTTCACGAACAGCAGAAAATTGTCGATATCCTGCGTGATTTCCAGAACAATAAAAACCATATGGCCATTGTAACCGATGAATTCGGCGGGGTGCGCGGACTGGTTACCCTTGAGGATGTTCTTGAGGAAATCGTCGGCGAAATCAATGATGAATACGACACCCTGGAGCAACCCTGGAAAATCATCAAAGACAACACCATACTCACCGACGCCAAGGTAAATGTTGAAGACATTGAATCATTTTTTAAAAACAAGCTTCCGGAAGGCCCCTATGAATCCATTGGCGGCCTGGTCATCCATAAACTCGGCCGTGTCCCGCTGAAAGGCACCGAGATTGAAATTGATGGCCTCCATATTCAAGTCATCGCGGCAACTAAGCGCCGAATACTCACCTTGAAAATTCAAAAAATCAGTTAG
- a CDS encoding DsbA family protein, with amino-acid sequence MNKIINCISLTLLLLTVFAAAALAEIEWQTLHTIQSEAKPIDIASTVDGKWIYVLTDGGKISVYSDSGVLEDTLDVGQDMDRIAVSGLSVAGIPDKLVLSSSKTGKIQEIILDFVVQINTKGAPFMGPPDMTPENAPVVLTVFSDFQCPACARLKPLMEQVTQQYPTSLVLVFKHFPLPNHPKARPAAWAAMAAHQQGKFWAFHDLLFENQNSLTDEKYEELAKKLDLDINKFKKDSTSLAIKEYVGDDFNEGRALMVSGTPSLYVNGRKLKSNSAAGLKQIIDRELAKPPKK; translated from the coding sequence ATGAACAAAATTATCAATTGCATCTCCTTGACATTACTTCTGCTTACAGTGTTTGCAGCCGCGGCCCTTGCTGAGATTGAATGGCAGACCCTTCACACTATTCAGAGTGAAGCAAAGCCCATTGATATTGCATCCACCGTTGACGGCAAATGGATTTATGTTCTCACTGATGGGGGCAAAATCTCGGTGTATTCGGACAGCGGTGTACTTGAAGATACCCTTGACGTTGGCCAGGACATGGATAGAATCGCCGTGTCGGGGTTGAGCGTTGCGGGAATACCCGACAAACTTGTTTTAAGCAGCAGCAAAACCGGAAAAATCCAGGAAATCATCCTCGACTTTGTCGTCCAGATAAACACCAAAGGCGCGCCATTTATGGGACCTCCCGATATGACGCCGGAAAATGCACCGGTTGTGCTTACGGTCTTCAGCGATTTCCAGTGCCCTGCCTGTGCACGATTAAAGCCTTTGATGGAACAGGTGACCCAGCAATACCCGACCTCGCTTGTCCTGGTTTTCAAGCACTTCCCCTTGCCGAATCACCCGAAAGCCCGTCCCGCTGCCTGGGCCGCCATGGCCGCTCATCAGCAGGGGAAATTCTGGGCCTTTCACGATCTCTTGTTTGAAAACCAGAATTCTCTTACTGACGAAAAATATGAAGAACTCGCAAAAAAACTGGACCTGGATATAAATAAATTCAAAAAAGACAGCACCAGTCTTGCAATAAAAGAATATGTCGGGGATGATTTCAACGAAGGCCGCGCCCTTATGGTGAGCGGCACCCCATCTCTTTATGTTAACGGCAGAAAGCTCAAATCGAATTCAGCCGCAGGACTCAAACAAATTATTGACCGGGAGCTGGCAAAGCCCCCAAAAAAATAG